Genomic DNA from Pseudomonas sp. CCC3.1:
CGCCTTGCTGGTGCTGTTGGTGGCAAGCTTCGTGGTGGTAATCAAGTCTGATTGACCGCTCTTACACAGGCAGCGGGCAATCCACCAGTATCTGCAAGGTCTGTTGCGAGCAGCGCTCGACCCGGACCTGAACGCCGTACACGTCGGCAAACAGTTGCGGGGTCAGCACGTCGTGGGCGGCACCAAAGTCCATAACCTGGCCTTCGCGCAACACGGCGATGTTGTCGGCGTAACGCGCCGCCAAGCTGATGTCGTGCATGACGATGACGGCGATCAGTTGGTGTTGACGAACCTTGTCGCGCACGCATTCCATGACCCGCAACTGGTAGCTCAGGTCCAGTGCGCTGGTGGGTTCATCCAGCAGCATGACGCTGGGACGGCGGGCAATCAGTTGCGCCAGGCTGACCAATTGCCGCTGACCACCGGACAACGCATTGAGCATGTGATCTGCCAGGTGGGCGATGCCGATGTGTTGCAGGGCGCCAAAGCCCTGTTCGAGGTAATCGCCACCGCCACCCCCTACGCGCAAGGCCGCCATCACACTTTCAATGACGCTCAGCCCCAACCCCGGCGGCAGGTCCTGGGGCATGTAGGTGATCAACCGGGCGCGCTCCGCAACTGACATCGCCCCCAGTTGCCGACCTTGCAAGCTGACCGAGCCCTTGATGGTTTCAAGGCCCGCCAGCCCGCGCAGCAAGGTCGATTTGCCTGCGCCGTTGGGTCCGATCAACGCCGTGAGGGTGCCGGGCTGCAACTCGGGCAGCGAAGCATCGCGAATCACCACCCGACGGCCGTAGGTCACTTGGGCGTGGCTGACCACTAATCCTTGGGCACTCATAGCTGCCGACCTCGCTTGAACACCAGCGCCACAAAAATCGGCACGCCGACCAGCGCGGTGACGATACCGACCGGCACGATGACGCCCGGCATGATGATTTTGCTGACCACTGAGGACAGTGACAGCAACAACGCGCCCACCAAGGCGCTGGCCGGGAACAGAAAGCGCTGGTCTTCGCCGATTAGGATGCGCGCGATGTGCGGGCCTACCAGGCCGATAAAGCCGATGGTGCCGACGAACGCTACAGCGGTGGCCGACAACAGGCTGATGCGCAGCAACGAGAAAAAACGCAGCCGCCGCACGTCAACACCAAAGCTGTGTGCGCGGTCTTCGCCCATCCGCAACAGGGTCATGCGCGAGCTGGCCTGCAACGAAAACGGCACCGTCAGCGCGATCACTGCGGCCAGAATGCTCAGTTTGTCCCAGTTGGCCCGCGCCACACTGCCCAGGCTCCAGAACACCAATTGTTGCAGCACATCTTCGGTGGCCAGCAGTTGCAACAGCGCCACCAGCGCGTTGCAACTGAACACCAGCGCAATGCCGAACAGCACCAGGGTTTCGACTCCGGCGCCTCTTAAGCGCGACATGCCATGCAGCAGGAACATCGAACCGCAGGCAAACACGAAGGCCGACAACGCCACCATCGAATCGCGGCTCAACAAGGCGCTGCTCACCGGGAACACGATGACCAATGAGGCGCCCAGCGCCGCCGCCGACGACACGCCGAGCGTGAACGGGCTGGCCAGCGGGTTATTGAGGATGGCCTGCATTTCGGCACCGGCCAGCGACAGCGCCGCGCCCACCAGTACCGCCATCAGCGCATACGGCAGGCGCACATTCCAGATGATCACCCGGTCAGTCACCGCCAGGGTTTGCGGGTGCAGCAGGCCGTCGATCAAGGCGCCGAGACTCATCCCCGAAGCCCCGGTGGACAGGTCAAGCAACACCGCTCCGATCAGCGCAAGGCCGATCCCGATCAGCAGTGCCACGCGCCGCGCCAGCAGGCGCCGATAACCATGGCTGGCAGCCACCACGGCGGGGTTCAGGGACGCCGTCATTTCTGTTCACTGATCCAGTATTGGCCCGCCAGCGGCGTGCCGAGGAACTGCTGGTTGATTTCATCCAGGGTGTGCTGCGGGTCAAGGGCGGCAAATTTCTCGGGATGAATCCACTTGGCCAGGGCCTCAATCGCCAGGATGTTGTACGGCGAATTGTAAAAATCATGCCACAGGCCGTGCACATTGCCCTCGCGAATCGCCCGCAAATCGGCGAATTCCGGACGGGTCAGTACCTGTTTCAACGAAGCCTGCGCAGTCGCACGGTCTACCCCGGCGCCCATCATCACGCCGGGCTTTTGATTGCCCGTGAGGATGTACACATCAGGGTCGGCCTTGAGCGCGTATTCAACACTGATGTCACCCAACGCACCGGGGACGACGCCCGCCGCAATATTGCGCCCGCCGACCAGGTTGATCAGCTCGCCCATGCCACCCTTGCCCGTGGTGTGCCCAGGGTTAGCCCACACCCCGGCCAGCAATTCAAGAAACACGCTAGGGCGTTTGCTGTCGTCGATCACGCCCAGCGTGTCGCTGAGGGTGTTGAGGTGCTGCTGGTAAAAATCCAGAAAGGCTTTGGCTTGGGCTTCGCGCCCCAACGCTTTGCCCAGCGCGGTCATGCTGTCATGGGTGCCCTGCACCGGGTTGACCCGGAAATCGACAAACAGCACCGCAATACCGGCTTTTTCCAAAATATCGGCCACCGGGCTGTGCTCGGTCGGGCCGTGCCCGGAAATACTGAACACCGCCAAATCCGGCTTGAGGGCCAAGATCTGCTCGGCACTGACGCTCTGCTCGGACGCTTGGCCAATCAGCGGAATATCCTTGACCTCGGGAAATTTCGCCACGTAGGCGGCATAGGTATTGGGGTCGAGTTTGCGCAGGTCGTTCTGCCAGCCCACGATGCGTTTAAACGGCTGGTCGCGGTCGAGGATGGCCAGCGTGGAAATCAATCGCCCTTCACCCAGCACCACCCGCTGCACGTGCTCCGGCACATCGACCACGCGCCCCAGCACATCGGTAACGTCTTTGGCCCAGACCGACGATACAGCGCCGAGCCCACCGGCGAGCAGAACCAGCATCATTGCGCAGGCGCGCGAATACGATTTGAACACAGGGAATCTCCCATTGAATAAAGGGCTCACACGTCGCTCCAGCGGCGCAAGAGGTTGTGGTACACGCCGCTCAATTGCAGCAGCGATTCGTCATCGGCCTGTTGCGCGGTCAAACGCTGAATGGCCACGTCCATGTCCAGTAACAGGCTGCGCTGGCTGTCTTCACGAACCAGGCTTTCGATCCAGAAAAAGGCCGCTACTCGCTCGCCGCGTGTCACCGGGTTGACCTTGTGCACGCTGGTGCCGGGGTACAGCACCAGATGCCCGGCCGGCAACTTGACGCTGCGTTCGCCAAAAGTGTCGCGGATAACCAGTTCGCCGCCGTCATAGGTCTCGGGGTCGGTCAGGAACAACGTGGCGGACAGGTCGGTACGCACCCGCTCGCGGATGCCTTTGATGCCGCGAATGGCGTTGTCGATGTGAAACCCGAACGCTTCGCCGCCGCTGTAACGATTGAACAACGGCGGGTAGATACGCTTGGGCAGCGCCGCCGACATGAACAGGGCGTTATCAGAGAGCCGCGCGAGGATGCGCTGGCCGAGCAGGATGCCCAACGCCGAGTCTTCGGCCAGTTGCCGATTGCACTTGTCACGGGCCGAGCGCTGCCCGGCCGTGACTTTGCCATCGACCCACGGCTGCTCCAGCAGCCGCGTGCGCATGTCACTGACTTCTTCGGGGCGAAACAGATCGCCAATCTCGATCAGCATGCCGCGCTCCCGTCCCGATCGGGCTTAAAAGTCATAATCGATGCTGGCGGTCAGCGTGCGCCCTGCCCCCGGTACGCCATATAACTGGAAGCCATCCAGCGAAGCGCCGATACGGCTGAAGTAGAAGGTGTTGAACAGGTTGTCGACGTTGAGGTTGACCGTGGTCTGGCGGTTGACCTTGTACTGCGCCGCAACGTAATGCACCCAATAACCCGGCGCTTTTTCTTTGTCACGGGCGTAGATCGCGTACACGCCCGACGGGCCGTCGGCATAGCTGCTGTTGTTATTCAGGCCACCCACGTATTTGTTGTCGGTGTAACGCCTGCGCCCGACATAGTTGGCGCCGTAACTCAGGCTCAGGTCATCGGTCATGGCGTAGGTGGTCCACAGGTTGGCGGTCAAATCCGGGACGTTCTTCGCCTCCTCGCCTTTGTTGATGCCCTTGGTTTGATCGCTTTTGAGGGCCGAGAAACCGCTGTAGGCGGTCCAGCGATCAGTGATTGTGCCTTGCAGGCCCAACTCGACACCGTCGACACGTTTGGCGGGCAGTGCTCGAACCGGGGAAGTATCGCCTTCGGCGTATTCCCACGAGTTGTCCAGTTCGGTGCGGAAGATCGCCGCTGTCACGCTGATGCCTTTATCCAGCAGGTCCCACTTGGTGCCAACTTCGTAGGTTTTGGACTTGGCCGGGGTGTAATTGCTGGTGCTGGCCGCGCCGTAGATCTGGTTATTGGTCGTGACGCCGAGGGCCGAAGGCTGGGTCGATTCACTGTATGAGGCGTAGATCGTGCCATTGGGCTGCGGCTTGAACACCACACCGGCACGCCCGCTCCAGGCCCCGGAAGAGTCTTTGGTGTCGGCCTGCCCACGCTGCGTGGACTCGGCGGTCCAGTGGTCATAACGCAGCGAGCCCATCACTTGCCACCACTGATTGAGGGTCAGGGTGTCGCCAAAAAACAACCCTGCGTTGTCGACGATGGAGCGCGGCTCACCGACGCCCTTGGTGGTGTAGACCGTATCAAAATGGTGCTGCGGGTCGTTCATATCGAACGTCATGTCGGATGCCGGGACTTTAGCGTTGCGGTCCAGACCGCCGTAGGTCTCGTGGTACACATCCAGTCCGGCGACGGCTTTGTGGCTGATGGACCCGGTGTCGAAGGCAAACGTCAGGTCGGTCTGGTTGTCGAGAATGGTGTAACGCTTGGAGAGGCCGAAATCAGAGCCGCGCAAAATGCCATTCGCCGTGCTGCCGTTGTTGGTGTAGTCGGTATAGACCTTGACCCCGTTGACCGTCGACAAGGGGCCGACGCCGACATACCCCAAGGTGGCACAGCGGGTGCCGGTGCAGGTTTTTGAGCCGTCAGCGTTGGCAGCCGTGAAACGTGCCGGAGAGAGCACTGAAAAGTTGTCAGTGCGCTGCCAGCGCAGCTGGTTGGTCAGCAGTGCGCCATTGTCGAAATCATGCTCCAGACGCCCAGTCAGCGAGGTGGTTTCAGTCTGTTGGGTGTACAGGCTGGAGTCGCCATACCAATTGCTGCGCTTGACCCCAGGCATGCGTTTGCCATCGGTGCCGCGCAAAATCGGCAGGCCGCCGTCCGGGGTGTTGTTGTCTTTCTGGTAGTAAAAATCGAGGTAGGCGCGGGTTGGCGTCGACAACCCCAGAGCCAGCGAGGTGGCAATGCCCCAGCGGTCGTAGTCCACCTCATCGCGGTCGGCCACCTGATTGTCATGCTTCATCAGGTTAATGCGCACGGCGCTGGTGTCGTTCAGCTCATGGTTGATATCTGCGGTCAGGCGACGATAGCCGTCAGTGCCGACGCCGGCGGAGACCCGATTGGCGTCCCCCAGATGGGCTTCCTTGGTCACCAGGTTGACGCTGCCACCGACCGCCGAAATACCCGATTCAATGGCGCCCGTACCCTTGAACACCTCGGCTTGCTGCAAGTTGAAGGTATCGTTGCGGCTTGACATGCCCGCATCGCGCACACCATCGACAGTCAGGCTTTGCTCGGACGAGAAACCACGGATCGAAAACAGGTCGCCCCAGCCCAGATTGCCCTCCCCGGACATAAAGGTGATGCCCGGCACGTTGCGCAGAATGTCCTGCAAGCTCTGCGCGTTCTGCTCTTTAAGCACTTGCTGGGGCACGATGGTGATGCTTTGCGGCGCATCCAGCAGCGGCGTCATGACTTTGCGCGATGACACCTCGTCAACCTTGAACGGCGAGATGTAGGTGCCCTGAACATTCGATTCCGGCAGGGTCAGCGTCGTGCCTTGACCCGCTGCCGGTTGCTCTGCCGCATGGGCACCCGGGCTGAAAACCCCGAGCGCCATCATGCCGACCACGGGCGCCAGCGTACTGCTCAATGCATAAGGGGTATTGCGAACTACAGCCGCCTCGGGTGACGATGGCATCGGACTTTCCTTAATTACAATGAATCGCATTTAGATTCGCCATTCTAAAGAGCGTCATAGCAACGGATCGCCGGACTTTGTATTGCTGATGCACGAAAAACATCACCCACAACATTTCATTACATTTTGTCTGTCTCCACCCTGTGAAATCCGCTATTGCTGCAAATCCTGAGGCCTATTCGAACCCCCATGTCCAAGCAAGATCATGTGTTAATCGTCGATGACGACCCCGACATCCGCCAACTGCTGGCTGAATACCTGCGCGACGCGGGCTATCAGACCTCGACGGCCTGCGACGGCAAGGAAATGCACCGGCGTCTGGAAATGAACGTCATCGACCTCATCGTCCTCGATCTGATGCTGCCCGGCGAAGACGGCCTGAGCCTGTGCCGCACGCTACGGGTGACCTCCAATACCCCAGTGATCATGCTCACGGCCCGCGGCAGCCTGATTGATCGCATCGTCGGGCTGGAAATCGGTGCGGACGATTACCTGCCCAAACCCTTTGACCCACGTGAATTGCTGGTGCGGATCAAAGTGGTGTTGCGCCGGGCGCAGAGTTTTCCAGAGCGTGCCCGCGTGGATGAAGCGCCTTTTGTGAACTTCGACGGTTGGCGCCTCGACACCCGCGCCCGGCAGGTGTTGTCGGCGGACGGCGTGGTGATCAGCTTGGGCAACTCGGACTATCGCGTACTGCGCTTGCTGTTACAGCACCCCAACCGCCCACTGAGCCGAGACTTTTTGCTCAATCATGTGTTCGACAAAGACAGCACGCCTTTTGACCGTTCGATTGACGTGTGCGTGAGCCGTTTGCGCCAGCAATTGACACCTGAGCTGATCAAAACCGTGCGCAACGAAGGCTACATGCTCACCTCAATCAACGTGACAAACGAAGCATGAGGCTGATACCCCGCACCCTGTATGGGCGGCTGGTGATCATTCTGGTGGCCGGAATGCTGGCTGCGCAGGTGGCAACCAGCAGCATCTGGTATGACGTGCGTCACAGCCAGGTACTGGAGATCCCGACCCGGCTGATTGCCAGCCGTTTGGCCGATATTGTGCGCGTGTCAAAGACCGACCCGCACAACACCGATCTAGTGCTGAACAGCTTAAGCACCCCCGTTTTCCAATTGCAGCTACACAGCACACCCGCCAGCGCAGAACCCAGGTTGACGCCCGAGGATCTGGCAACTGAAAACCTGTTGAAAAACCTGATCAATGAAAAGACCGGCACCCAGACACCACTGAGATTGCTCAACCTGACCCTGCTCGATGAGCAAGGGCAAAAAGCCGGGGTCGACACCTTGTTCGGGTCCAGCCCGGTGGTGGGTCAGTTCACCCTGGAGTTACGCCTTGCAGATGGTCGCTGGCTGCATGTTCAAGCCCGTGAAGATCAGGGCTGGACCAGTTTGTCGCCCGCCGACGTGATGCTCGACTACTTTTGGCGTATCTATCTGGTGCGCATCATTGTGCTGGCAATCATCGCCTTGCTCGCGGTGCGCCTGGCCATCCGCCCCTTGAATGAACTGGCGCAGGCGGCACAAGCGCTGGGTAACGATATTCGGCGTAAACCTCTGCACGTCAAAGGGCCGGTTGAAGTGCGGCGCGCTGCCGAGGCGTTCAACCTGATGCAGCAACGCCTGCTGGACAGTCTGGCTGAGCGCACGCGATTTCTGGCGGCGGTATCGCATGATCTGCGCTCGCCCATCACCCGCTTGCGGCTGCGCACTGAAATGCTTGATGACGAGCAACAAAAGCAGCGCTTTCGCAAAGACCTGACCGACATGGAAGGGCTGGTGTCGACCACGCTGGAATTCGTCAGCAGTGGTGAAATAAACGAAATCCGACAAAACATCGACATCAACGCCCTGCTGCAAAGCCTGCAAGCTGACCTGGAAGACATCGGTGAACACGTCACCCTGGTGGGTCGCGCGACACGCCCAGTGTCGGGCTATGCCCGTAGCCTCAAGCGCTGCGTGCAAAACCTGCTGGAAAACGCCGTACGTTATGCCCGTGATGTGCAGGTGATCATTGATGAACAGCCCGAGCACCTGACGATTACAGTCCGCGACAGTGGCCCCGGCATTGCGCCCGAGCAACTGACGCACGTGCTGGAGCCCTTTTACCGGCTGGAAGCCTCGCGAAATAACGCCAGCGGAGGTTACGGCCTGGGCCTGAGCATCGCCCAGACCGTGGCGGCCGCGCATGGCGGGACGTTGGTGCTGCACAACCGCACGCAAGGCGGGCTGGACGCCGTGCTGACCTTACGCACGCACCTGTAGTCGCTGAGGAGCGAAGCGACTACAGGATTAGGCACATCGTCAGAAGTCGTAGCGCAAGCTGGTCATCAGGTTACGTGGCGCTCCATAGACGCTCCAGTTGTCGGCGTAGCTGTAGTAAGTCCGGTCGAACAGGTTGTTCACGTTCAGGGCAACGCTCACGTGATCATTGACCTGATAACGGCCCATCAGGTTGACCAGCGCATAACTGCCTTGCTCGAAAGCATGCAAGTCCTGACCAATTTTGCTTTGCCAATTCGCACCCGCACCGACCGTGACTTTGTCCCAGGCACCCGGCAAGCGATAGGAGGTGAAGGTCTTGAGGCTGTGACGAGGGATGTTGGTCACGATGCGCTGATCGTCCTGATCGGTGCTGACGCTGTAGGCGTAACCCGCCGAGGCTTGCCAGTTCTCATTGAGTTCGCCGTTCAGTTCGATCTCCAGGCCCTGAGTGGTGGTGCCCTGCTCTGCCGTATAGGTGTCGAACTCACCGGCATACACCGCCAGGTTGTCTTGCTCGATGCGAAACAGCGCCAGGCTTGCGTTCAGGCGGTCGTCGAGAAACGTGCCCTTGAGCCCGGTCTCGTAGCCCGTGCCTTCCTGCGGGTCCAGTGGTTTGCCGTTTTTATCTTTAACGCCATAGGCCTGCGGGTTGAAGATTTTGGTGTAGCTGGCGTACAGCGCCCACGTCTCGTTCAGGTCGTACACCACACCGGCATACGGCAGAAACACGCCGTTGCGGGTTTCATCACTCTGGCTGCCAGCGCCAGCGTATGAACGGCTTTCGCTGTTGCGCTTCCAGTCTGTGACCCGCGTGCCAAGAATCACTTTCAGGTCATCCGTCACGTTCAGCCGCGTGGTGGCATAGGCCGCGTATTGATTTTCAACGATCAAGTTCTTGCCCTGCGCCGTGGTATCGGGCTGCGGCCCCTTACCGTTCCAGATGAAGATGTTATCGATAGTGCCGTCATATCCGGTCCACGGCCCATACCAGCCGCCATGCTCGGGCACGCTCTCGCGGTAGCGCGACAGAGTCACGCCGGTAATCAGTTCATGCTCGCGGCCCAACAGGGTAAAAGGCCCGGTGACGTAGGCGTCCAGGGTATTTTCACGCGGGGTGCCCGACCAGCGATTGGGGAACATGTAGGCGCCGGAGCCGGTGGCGGCATCAATTTCACCGTTCATGTAGTTGATCAGTTCATCGAACTGGTATTCGGTATGCCCGACTTCAACCTTGGCGCTCCAGCCGCTGTCGAAACGATGCTCCAGCGAGGCAAACAGGTTGGTTTTGGCGACGTCGTAGTAAGACCAGTCCGGCGCACTGTTGGCCGAGCGCTTGAAATGGGTTTTCTCACCATCAGCGAAAAACACCTGGAACCCGGTGCGCAAGGGTGAATCCGCCTGAGTCTTGAGGTAGCTAAAGCCTGCGGTCAGCAGTGTCGATTCGCTCAGGTCAAACTCGGTGATGCCATAGACCAATTGGTTGTCTTGCTTGTAACGATCAACCCACGAGTTCTGATTCTTGTAATCGAGCACCAGACGCCCGCGTACATTGCCCGTTTCGGTCATCGGGCCTGACACGTCGAGGCCCAGGCCGTAGCGATCCCAGTTCCCGGCTTCGGCGGTGACACTGGCCTGCAGATCGGAGGTCGGGCGCTTGCGAATCATGTTGACGGTTGCCGAGGGCGTCCCCGAACCACTGATCAAACCCGTGGCGCCGCGCACGATCTCGACCCGGTCATACATGGCGGTGCTCTGCGAGAAGTTCGCCAACCGCGCCGAAGTCGGCACGCCGTCGACTTCAAAGTTGTTGATCATGAAACCACGCGACCAATAGGTGTCGTTTTCGGCGCCAACGCCCACCCGTGAAACGGCAATCCCAGGCGTGGCTTCCATCACATCCGTGAGGTTGGCCAGCTTCTGATCCTTGATGCGCTGGCTGGTCATCACGGTAATCGACTGCGGCGTGTCTTTGAGTGCGAGGTTCAAGCGCGTCGAGCTGCTGGACGAATAGGTGCTGTAAGAACCGGTGCCTTCGGTGGTTGAGCCCGACGCTTTGCCGGAAATCATCGTGCTTCCCAGTTCCAGCGCCCCGCCAGCAGAAGCCTGCGGCTGCGCGATTAACTGGTAGCGCCCTTCTGCGGTCGGCACGGCGATGAGACCGCTATTGGCCAATAACACCTGCAATGCCTGCTCCACCGTGTAGGTGCCGTGCAGCGCCGGGCTCGATTTACCGGCGGTCAAGGCCGCATCACCGGCCAGGTACACACCCGCCTCAGCCGCCAGTTGATTGAGCTGGTTGGCCAGAGGCCCCGCACTCAAGTCATAGTGGCGGCTTTGCACCTGTTCGGCGGCCAGTGCTGCCGATGCCATGATCATGGACAAAGGCGAGCCAATGGCCAAAGCGATGGCTAGCGCCAAGGGGCGTGCGCGGTCGTGGCGCGCAGAGTGTGGTGAAACAGGCATGCGTAGTGACATTGATGAGTCCCGGTCGAGAGGAGGCATAAAGCCGTAGTCACCTGTTAATTCGAATGAGAATTAAAAACCGGAAGCTTTCAGCCAAAAAATTTTCACGCGCTTCTCGGGACCACGGTTACCCACCACGGGAAATGCCGTTCGACGCGGATCGGCAACGCCTGCTCCAGCATGGCGAGCACTTGATCGGTATCACGTAACGGGTAAGTGCCCATCACTCGCAAACCAGCCACCCTCGGGTCAATCCCCAGATGCCCATGGCGATAGGTCGACAGTTCACGGATGAAGTCGCCAAGACGGGTATCGTTGGCCAACAACAAACCCTGCGCCCACGCCTCGCGACCGGATTGCGCTGGCTGAGTGGCGAACACCTGCTGACGATCGAACGCAACCCCCTGCCCGGCAGGTACCACGCGAGTCTGGGCACTTGCAGTCGAGGTCACTTGAACACTGCCTTCAAACACGTTGAGCCGGGTAATGCCCTCACCCTCTCGCACGCTGAATCGCGTGCCCAATGGGCGTAACAAGCCTTGTTCGGTTTGAACGAAAAAAGGTCGGGAGTCGCTGCCGGTGTTGATCAGTATTTCGCCGCTATAGAGCCGCAATGTGCGCTGTTGCGGGCTGAAATCAACATCCAATGCAGTGCCACTGTTCAGCCATAACCGGGTGCCATCGGCCAAGCGTTGCTCGCCAAGCACCTGGGTCGTGGTGTGGTAGTCGGTCGTCCAGGCAGTCAATGAATCCGGGAGCCAGCGTTGACGCCAACTGGCCCAGCCAAGCATCGCGCCGCCCATCACTACCGACAGGTTGCGCAATACCTGACGCCGGGAACGTTGGGTATGACGAAGGTTTTCCAGCGTTTTGGCAGCGCCCGCAACGTCTTCTTGCAAGGGCGCGAAGCGCTGGCTGACGCGCTCGACATAGCACCAGGCCAATCGATTTTGTTCGCTCAAGGCATGCCACTGGCGCCAGGCTTCGTGCAGGTCACCCGCATGGGGCTCGCCAGTCAATCGGGCGAACCAGTCGGCTGCCTGTTGCAGCGTGGCGTAGTCCAGCGGGGTATCCTGGCGCTTCACCGCAGCGCACCGTCGAGTTCAGCTTCGAGCAGTGCGCACTGCAACATGGCCTGCGCCATGTATTTGGTCACCGTGCGTTCACTCACGCCCAGACGTACACCGATCTGTCGATAGTTCAGCCCTTCGAGCTGAGCCAGGCAAAACGCTTGTGCGACCTTGCCTGGCAAACGATCCAGCATGGCCTGCAACTGTTGCAGTGCCTCAAGCACCAGCGCACGGTGCTCTTCGGACGGCAAACAGTGTTCATCGCGACTGCCCAGTACCTCAACCCAGGCGCGTTCAACCTGCTTGCGCCGCCAGAAGTCGACAAACACATGACGTGACATCGCACTCAAGTAAGCCCGCGCATGCCCCTCGCTGGTAAAAGCCCGCGGCTGAATCAGAAGGCGCACGAACACATCGTGAGCCAAATCGGCGGCATCGCTGGTATTGCCCAGTTTGCGGGCCAACCAACTGCGTATCCACCCATGGTGGGTCGTGTAGAGGCCGCCGACGTTGCACGGGTCAGCAACAGGTTCGCTAGATCGAGGCATGAGAATATTTAACAAATGATAATTGTTACCAATCATAATTTGTAACTCAAAAGGCCACAACCCGTCTGCTCGACTTGCCCGACCGTCACTGATTACTTAAAGGTGGCACTCCCTGACGGCCATTACTCAGGCAATTGCCAGCTCGGGGCTTTGCGGACCAAGCTCATGCAGGCGCTGAAACTGCTCGCTGATCGCCGCAACCAGGGCCGCATCCTTGACCGGGTCCAACCCCGGATACGGCCGTCCGTTGTAGTTTCCGGTGTAGGTCAACACCGCTTCTATGCTGCCCGCTTCCTCATACACCGTGCGGATCAATTGGCTTTCCTGGTCTTTTTTGTCTGTGCACTTCAGTGCGTAATGCAGGGCCAGAGCACTGCCAAACTCCAGGGCGCTGCTGTCAATTCCGTGTTTTTTGGCCATATCGATGCTGCGAAATATCCGTTCATTACGTTGCAGTTTGCGCAGCGGATCACGCCCCACACGCGCACACGGGTCCTTGAATGAGGTGTTGCAACGCTCCAGAAAGGTTTTCGAGAAGTCAGCCACGGCGTCGGCCAGTTGCGGGTTCTCAGCCACCAGCGCCGGACCGACTTCCTGGCGAATCAGTCGTTCCGCCAAGGCACTGACCCGAGGGTCACCCATGCCCTGCCCCAACCATGAATAACCCAACAGGCTGGCGTACCAGGCAATGATCGCGTGCGGGCCGTTCCACAGCAGGTTCTTGATGACCTGCGTCTGTGTGATGTCGTCTACGGTTTTAACTTGGCGCAGGCGCTCCAGCAGGTTGCTGCAACGCTCTGCATACAACGGCATGTCCGACTCGCTGTTGAACAAAATCAAGTGCAATTGGCTGAGGGCGTTGCTCGACTGGGCGAAAGGTCGAAATCGAGCGATTAGACGCTCGTACTCTGGCACAGGTACCTTGGGCGAGGTTTTGCGGACGGCGGGTTGCTCACTCAAGCTG
This window encodes:
- a CDS encoding ATP-binding protein, with translation MRLIPRTLYGRLVIILVAGMLAAQVATSSIWYDVRHSQVLEIPTRLIASRLADIVRVSKTDPHNTDLVLNSLSTPVFQLQLHSTPASAEPRLTPEDLATENLLKNLINEKTGTQTPLRLLNLTLLDEQGQKAGVDTLFGSSPVVGQFTLELRLADGRWLHVQAREDQGWTSLSPADVMLDYFWRIYLVRIIVLAIIALLAVRLAIRPLNELAQAAQALGNDIRRKPLHVKGPVEVRRAAEAFNLMQQRLLDSLAERTRFLAAVSHDLRSPITRLRLRTEMLDDEQQKQRFRKDLTDMEGLVSTTLEFVSSGEINEIRQNIDINALLQSLQADLEDIGEHVTLVGRATRPVSGYARSLKRCVQNLLENAVRYARDVQVIIDEQPEHLTITVRDSGPGIAPEQLTHVLEPFYRLEASRNNASGGYGLGLSIAQTVAAAHGGTLVLHNRTQGGLDAVLTLRTHL
- a CDS encoding TonB-dependent siderophore receptor, with product MPVSPHSARHDRARPLALAIALAIGSPLSMIMASAALAAEQVQSRHYDLSAGPLANQLNQLAAEAGVYLAGDAALTAGKSSPALHGTYTVEQALQVLLANSGLIAVPTAEGRYQLIAQPQASAGGALELGSTMISGKASGSTTEGTGSYSTYSSSSSTRLNLALKDTPQSITVMTSQRIKDQKLANLTDVMEATPGIAVSRVGVGAENDTYWSRGFMINNFEVDGVPTSARLANFSQSTAMYDRVEIVRGATGLISGSGTPSATVNMIRKRPTSDLQASVTAEAGNWDRYGLGLDVSGPMTETGNVRGRLVLDYKNQNSWVDRYKQDNQLVYGITEFDLSESTLLTAGFSYLKTQADSPLRTGFQVFFADGEKTHFKRSANSAPDWSYYDVAKTNLFASLEHRFDSGWSAKVEVGHTEYQFDELINYMNGEIDAATGSGAYMFPNRWSGTPRENTLDAYVTGPFTLLGREHELITGVTLSRYRESVPEHGGWYGPWTGYDGTIDNIFIWNGKGPQPDTTAQGKNLIVENQYAAYATTRLNVTDDLKVILGTRVTDWKRNSESRSYAGAGSQSDETRNGVFLPYAGVVYDLNETWALYASYTKIFNPQAYGVKDKNGKPLDPQEGTGYETGLKGTFLDDRLNASLALFRIEQDNLAVYAGEFDTYTAEQGTTTQGLEIELNGELNENWQASAGYAYSVSTDQDDQRIVTNIPRHSLKTFTSYRLPGAWDKVTVGAGANWQSKIGQDLHAFEQGSYALVNLMGRYQVNDHVSVALNVNNLFDRTYYSYADNWSVYGAPRNLMTSLRYDF
- a CDS encoding FecR domain-containing protein; amino-acid sequence: MKRQDTPLDYATLQQAADWFARLTGEPHAGDLHEAWRQWHALSEQNRLAWCYVERVSQRFAPLQEDVAGAAKTLENLRHTQRSRRQVLRNLSVVMGGAMLGWASWRQRWLPDSLTAWTTDYHTTTQVLGEQRLADGTRLWLNSGTALDVDFSPQQRTLRLYSGEILINTGSDSRPFFVQTEQGLLRPLGTRFSVREGEGITRLNVFEGSVQVTSTASAQTRVVPAGQGVAFDRQQVFATQPAQSGREAWAQGLLLANDTRLGDFIRELSTYRHGHLGIDPRVAGLRVMGTYPLRDTDQVLAMLEQALPIRVERHFPWWVTVVPRSA
- a CDS encoding sigma-70 family RNA polymerase sigma factor, giving the protein MPRSSEPVADPCNVGGLYTTHHGWIRSWLARKLGNTSDAADLAHDVFVRLLIQPRAFTSEGHARAYLSAMSRHVFVDFWRRKQVERAWVEVLGSRDEHCLPSEEHRALVLEALQQLQAMLDRLPGKVAQAFCLAQLEGLNYRQIGVRLGVSERTVTKYMAQAMLQCALLEAELDGALR